tagaaatatttttatgatcatcGTAAAACTTCATGTTCTGCCGAATCATTCCGAGATAACATGGCGAACAGAACACCTTTACTCAGCCGTTTCGTCAGAAAATTCGTTTTACTGTCGTTATCTGCTTGTTATCATTCTGCTGTGAGTCTTTTTGTGGTCACCAGTGCTATTTTTAGTAGACACTGCTCCAGCGACCCGCTCACCGCTAGTTCcataaaggaaaatttcaaattacttaatcaaaaatctaatttgtattcTTGTCCCATGTTCATTAACATTCTTGTCATGAGATATTCAATCTGCAGATCACTAAAGGAATTACTTTCGACAGaagtaagttattttaaatgtgtttgtagatattacttttgaaaaaaaaaattttttttgtctgatattttaataattggatttCCTTTCCtttgtttgaaattgaaatttatattctatctTATTGTGTCTAAATGTTATGCAGCTGCTTAAGGTTTTCAAAGACACTATATTTCACAGATGTCTTGAACtgaatagtaaattaaatgattataaactAACCACTTGAAAATTATggatataatgataattttcagaTAAGGCTCAGAAAAACGAAaatcttcaattaatttcaatttaatttatacaacTGTAAAGGTTTTGCTTTATAATATGCGACAACTTTTATAATAGAGAGTGATGCTTAATTCGAAAATGAGAAATTCTACTCAATCACCCAAAAATTCGATTTAAGACACATTGTGTCTAAAAAAGGGatacatcaagaaaaaaaatgataactttaagtgcattctttaattttaaatatttgaaagttttaatgaataaataagtaaataatatactattttacaaagtaaaataattgcggattttaaaaataatactttaatgtgtaaataagtaattacaataaattaacaaTGAACATTTTGAATGCACTGATTATAAACTTCAAGATAAACAATACAATTGACATTTATCTTGTTCAaggattttattataaacagtGAGAAATTTTTTACCGATGCATTGATTGAATATATTACCATATAAAATCAAGTAGACAGAAggcatgaatattaaattaatgaaatccttattaatttctttaaaaattttctcttatcttctaattaaccaaaataaactCGAAACTTATAGGAggatatttatcatcattttaataagaaatcctACGACAGAGGAAAAATTTGAGTTATCGAGAAGTTCAGTTTCAAAACATTCGAATTAGGAAATATCCACAATACTTatgttatataaattcaaaactgCGTAGTtggaatctttttatattttaaacacacaattttttaaaatgtttaattcatttctaattgaaataaatttttcagaaaattctcaGCTATTTGCACTAGGTGAATTTCATTGAATGTGGGAAAATAATCgtcaaaagcaaaaatttttttaagttttatacatCTAAACACTGTCTCGTTTGCATTCGTTTTCCCATGGCAGatgaaagtcaaaatattttaatacagttgaTTTTTACACAAGAAATTACATGttttagcttataatttttaccctatttacttataaaatatatataagtttgaaaaaagtGCACTGAAAGCAACCACTTATTCATTAAGAATGAATTCTCTCGCTAGAGATTTCCCCGAAGTTATAAGTGAAAAAATCTGCTCTATTTATTTGATAGCTAAAAATACAAGCTGCATTATGTcacggaaattatatatattttttcagctgtTGAAAagaagtattcaaaatattttccataaccCCCATAATTTCAATAGTTTAAAAGCCATAATTcgtaataaaaaacatttttatttttaattattatttctatataatttaattagtcGAATAATTTAATTGCAGTTACAGTGaactaacaaatttattaaaaatttttaagaaaataatatatgccATAAACggattaaattacatttcaagtgatataacattatttttaataaagaaaaatataagatttttcagaaatcaaatttttattaataaatataatgaagtaATAAATAGACATTTCAATAAGCTTATGCGAACTAAATTCCTTTTGATTGCAATGCTaacatacttttcaaaaatgtgaGAAATGCTTCATAAGTTTAGAAAATACATTAAGATTATTTGGCGTTTATGACGAGAAGATTATTAATTGAGCATTCTGCACTGAAAAAGCCTATAGTTATGATGTCATGTTGGCACGTGAATCAATCTCATGCACGTGAATCAATTCTTAGAATTTTGAAGGGGGAAATAGGGCTCTTATTTTAAGATTACAAATCAATTTTCACGTGACAATTGCCGTTGACTCTCTTGACACTGATAATTTATACATCAAAAGCTTTAGGAGAGAAGGAGAGGAGGGGCATCTTGGGAGTGTTCAAGTGTCACTTGAAATTTGCACGTTTCTGTTGCATCAACCAACTTCACGACAATTTTTATCATGGTAATAGATATTCTCaagaataaaagacaaaaataaaacaatagtcTATTTATTGACCAATTTCGTCACGTGAATGCCGTTTCTTAAGTGTACCTTAAGACATACGTAAGTGTAGTGTCTTCTTAATTCAAAAGACATTTCTTTAAGTAGGCAGTTTATTCGAGTGTGTAGCATGCTATAGTTGTTATTGgagtattttataaaacatcattttttgtGGATGGTATGCTTCAAAATGGTGTGTTTGTTTTAGGTAAGTAGCTTTtggtaaaaatcattttgaagaatcataatccatttttttatgttatttataataaaatttaactgtaaCTATTATATAGTTGCATAATAATTGTAATATCTTAAGTAATTCtaactattatatttaattgtaattttgtaatctaaaattatttaatttattgatataataaattttcgagaaaaataagatttaaattgttTGAAGAATTCGCACCGTCAGGAAATAAATTCACTGATAAGTTTATACAATACTTGTGAAAATTACTTAAACTTTAAGTGaaagcaaattaatattataaatataaatataaagtagactttaatataaaataaaagtttaataaataaataacattttaaaataaattaaaagatataatatattttagaatgtgAATTTGCTCACAGTTTTATTTCCAGATTGATTAGAAAATCATTTAATGCTAGTTGTTAGATaattaacaagataattaaaagCTTTAGATTTAGCATTCATAATTTGATAAGAATGGGCATAATTATCTTTCGTTTTacttttaggttaaaaaaatgccttttcggACCTAAGCATTATCTTGAAGAAGTAATTTAGAATGCACTGCCGATAAACCATCAAAAATTCTTGCCACCATGTCTCCAGAAGGGACGCAAACTGTCTCCACCAATGATTACCTATATCAGGGGGAAACTGATGATCCTCCCGCACCTCTTCATATCGAAAATAAAGTTCCTGAAGATAGCATCAAAGAAacgtctaaaaatatatttaaatcatgtttacttTGTTTTGGAAGAACTTTCGACAGACTCAAACTCGAAATAGTAGCTTTCTTATTCACATTTTCTTATGTATTGACACGGATATCATCCACATCGATGATTCTGAATAAAGTGTGCTTGGCTCACTACAACTATCCCCctgaaatatgttataatttagaAAACCATACTGAAATAAAAGTTTCCGTCGAAAGGATGGCTACCAACTATCAGCTTGGCCACACTCTTATCCAAACAGCTCCAGCAGCTTTGCTCTCGTGTTTTGTTGGACCATGGAGTGACCATTATGGCAGAAAGTTACCAGTGGTCATTGCCATTTTAGGTATGACTGTAGATACACTTGGTTCAGCAGTTTGTGCATATTTTCTGGACTCAAGAGTGGAGTATTATTACATCCCTGCAGCTTTCACGGGTTGTTTTGGAGGGGTCGTGACACTGCTGGCCGTGGTATACAGTTATGCTTCAGATTTGACACCTTTACGAGAGAGGACGATGAAATATGCTTATATAGAAATGGCAACAGGTATTTCTCAGCCTTTGGGTGTAGCAGCTGGCGGGTGGATTTACAACTTTTTTGGATATCCTGCAGTGTTTCTACTATCTACAGGTGGGCTTTTTGCCAGTCTCATATGGGTGGCTTTTCTATTACCAGAGACTCGCGGTCTGGATAACAAAGACACAATGAGCATCAAATTGAAGAAATTGTTTACATGCAAAACTTTTAGAGAAAGCTTCATCGCAACTGCGAAGCAGCGACCACATAAAGGTCGGAAGCAGATAATATTGTTGATAATATCCATGTGCTTCATTGTTATTGCAACCAATTGTACGTatgctttaaaattctttgaaatatcatgaatgtattattaatttaatatgatatttagtaaaatattaaattgggtCATCATAGCTAAAGAAACATTCgaaaatcagattaaattgaattttaaatgagataaaaaaaattaaattcttttaaaaatttgacatttcttttcattcatgaAGTTCTAATTTATAAGATCAAACGTAAAATATAGTGAGCTTTACCGAATATTTCTAGTTTCAAggcaaaataaatatacaaaataggaaaattgatttttatgtgAATTCAAAGGAAGGTTAATGTTCCGTAtcttggggggggagggggtacTTATTTTCACTTGATGATTTTGagattattaaactaaatttcatttttgcaaaaaaaaggaatcgatattaaaataatttaatttctgatatataaCGTTTAATAGCATTATGTAATGTAATGGTAATTTGGCTGTGAAATATGTCATAAGAACcgttaaaacattaatttctctTTACTTTGAATACGTATTTTTCAAGCTAAGAATTACTTGCACCACTTTTATCTTGCAAATTtcttatagatattgataaacaACAAACAGgcaatatattccttttttatattataactacagaatattctttattatcTAATGACGAGCTCGCGTTACTCATTCTTATATTCATAAACGTATTTACATGCGTtgtcaaaatttcacatttattgaaATAGTCAGGATAATTCTTCGTTTTAGTGCTTTTATCTTCAGCGGCTTCTTAACTTCTAAAAGAgatctgtatttcttttttttcctctaaatttaagcttataacacataactgaaatataaaatatatttctagctACCAGCgacataaattttctttatgtccACCATCAATTCAACTGGGGCAATACTGAATATTCAACGATCACCGCTGCTTATTCTGTCTGTGCTGTATTCCTGTTAATAATTGTTGTTCCGATTTTCAAGTATTTCAAATCTGGAGATCCAACTCTGGGATTAGTTGGTACGACATCcacaattttaaagtttcttgGGATTGGTGTAGCATGGAA
Above is a genomic segment from Argiope bruennichi chromosome 1, qqArgBrue1.1, whole genome shotgun sequence containing:
- the LOC129968604 gene encoding solute carrier family 46 member 3-like, whose amino-acid sequence is MSPEGTQTVSTNDYLYQGETDDPPAPLHIENKVPEDSIKETSKNIFKSCLLCFGRTFDRLKLEIVAFLFTFSYVLTRISSTSMILNKVCLAHYNYPPEICYNLENHTEIKVSVERMATNYQLGHTLIQTAPAALLSCFVGPWSDHYGRKLPVVIAILGMTVDTLGSAVCAYFLDSRVEYYYIPAAFTGCFGGVVTLLAVVYSYASDLTPLRERTMKYAYIEMATGISQPLGVAAGGWIYNFFGYPAVFLLSTGGLFASLIWVAFLLPETRGLDNKDTMSIKLKKLFTCKTFRESFIATAKQRPHKGRKQIILLIISMCFIVIATNSTSDINFLYVHHQFNWGNTEYSTITAAYSVCAVFLLIIVVPIFKYFKSGDPTLGLVGTTSTILKFLGIGVAWKTAVFHIANLLGLLSVCASLAARSRISKVVSNDDLGKVFSFVATAESLLPVLTTVLISQIFNAFLNIYPGMPYIILTIFLILPFSVFAWMSCLPTMKLAVVDKNGERDPEDYTSIDA